In one window of Opitutaceae bacterium DNA:
- the dprA gene encoding DNA-protecting protein DprA, whose product MSTSEPPSHFQSLLILNALSEVGPVTTNRLLAEFGGDACQILSAGLERLMSVRGVGDIKARSVAGWREAFDLEKEESRMAAAGVGFLTASHAGYPPLLKEIHDPPIGLYHKGTYAPDRPCVAIVGSRRTTLYGQTVAAKLGADLAGAGFCVVSGLARGIDTAAHEGALSAGGKTVAVLGHGIDSVYPPENLPLFRRIAQDGALLTEFPFARRADRQTFAMRNRIVSGMSVALIVVESDIDGGSMITAKFAGDQGRLVFAVPGRIDQASSAGCHQLIRDGAALLTSVDDLLSELSYLDGLRPTAIMPNASRHECLAPPQDLSREEHLLLSCFKGGSILSIDALCSLSGLPLPVVSVGLMRLELKRMVAKRVDGAFEARTTP is encoded by the coding sequence ATGTCGACTTCGGAACCTCCCTCACATTTTCAATCCCTCCTCATTCTGAACGCGCTTTCAGAGGTGGGGCCGGTGACGACCAATCGGTTGCTGGCCGAGTTTGGCGGGGATGCCTGCCAGATTCTTTCAGCGGGATTGGAACGCCTGATGAGCGTTCGCGGGGTTGGCGACATCAAGGCCCGTTCCGTTGCAGGGTGGCGGGAGGCGTTTGACCTCGAAAAGGAGGAATCGCGGATGGCGGCGGCCGGGGTCGGATTCCTCACGGCTTCGCATGCCGGCTATCCGCCGCTCTTGAAGGAGATTCACGACCCGCCCATCGGACTCTATCACAAAGGCACCTACGCGCCGGACAGGCCATGCGTTGCGATTGTGGGCTCCAGGCGCACGACGCTGTACGGCCAGACTGTAGCTGCAAAGCTCGGAGCGGACCTGGCCGGCGCGGGATTCTGCGTTGTCAGCGGGCTTGCCCGCGGCATTGACACCGCCGCGCACGAGGGGGCGCTTTCGGCCGGGGGAAAAACGGTGGCGGTGCTGGGTCATGGCATCGACAGCGTCTACCCCCCCGAGAACCTCCCGCTGTTTCGACGCATCGCCCAGGATGGCGCGCTTCTCACGGAGTTTCCCTTTGCGCGCCGGGCGGATCGTCAGACATTCGCCATGCGAAATCGCATCGTTTCAGGGATGAGCGTGGCATTGATCGTTGTTGAGAGCGACATCGACGGCGGATCCATGATCACTGCGAAGTTTGCGGGCGATCAAGGCCGTCTGGTGTTCGCCGTGCCGGGACGAATCGATCAGGCGTCCAGCGCGGGCTGTCATCAATTGATCCGCGATGGCGCCGCGCTCCTGACCAGCGTTGATGATCTGCTCTCGGAGTTGAGTTATCTCGACGGGCTCAGACCGACTGCAATCATGCCCAATGCGAGTCGCCATGAGTGTCTGGCACCTCCACAGGATCTTTCCCGGGAAGAACACCTGCTGCTCTCCTGCTTCAAGGGCGGATCGATTCTATCGATCGATGCCCTTTGCTCCCTGTCAGGACTGCCGCTGCCGGTAGTTTCTGTCGGCTTGATGCGCCTGGAGCTCAAACGGATGGTGGCAAAACGTGTTGATGGAGCCTTCGAGGCAAGAACCACGCCTTGA
- the ispG gene encoding (E)-4-hydroxy-3-methylbut-2-enyl-diphosphate synthase, whose product MPLSYCTSRFRTIRRATMPVQVGSVGVGGDNPIRIQSMTTSDTQDIAATVRQAIALAEVGCEIVRVTAPNVQAARCLRDIRAQFSAAGFADVPLVADIHFLPQAAMEAVEHVEKVRVNPGNYADKKRFAVREYTDADYNQELERLHEAFSPLVLRAKELGRSLRIGTNHGSLSDRIMNRYGDTPLGMVESALEFLRIAESHGFRQMILSMKASNPKVMIQAYRLLVARMQQENMAYPLHLGVTEAGDGEDGRIKSSIGIGSLLLDGLGDTIRVSLTEDSVYEIPVARAIAAKAMSLWGTPQGAGPGLSTSQASQNSPPSVDDGIDPFSYTRAPASAISLAPGCEVGGENPPRVVVRAPLGQFLTGGLDTGFTRIRADTPVEGLLMPVGTHADLSALAAAAARPPVPAAFLALELDSGIDAADLEPVLASTRTPIVLVREFGGNDIPALQAFAELAARHGCTLAPAMAAGDAPAVLAAMRASGCIRFLVTHSRFAPAAAPAQGPGHAVGAYRALAAAVRAEGCRQPVWIRNTSDAAVAGDASFLSRLIEASLLTGSLLCDGIGDCVSIETEGDPVRAARLTYNVLQGAGARISKTEFVACPSCGRTLFDLQTTTQRIRAKTGHLKGVKIAIMGCIVNGPGEMADADFGYVGGAPGRINLYVGRKCVQYNLPQDQADARLIELLREHGRWIEPAAAETAETV is encoded by the coding sequence ATGCCGCTGTCCTATTGCACCTCCCGATTCCGGACGATCCGCCGCGCGACCATGCCCGTGCAGGTCGGCTCAGTCGGCGTCGGTGGCGACAACCCGATCCGCATCCAGTCGATGACGACCAGCGACACGCAGGACATCGCCGCGACAGTCAGGCAGGCGATCGCCCTCGCGGAGGTGGGTTGCGAAATCGTGCGCGTCACCGCCCCGAACGTGCAGGCGGCGCGGTGCCTTCGCGACATCCGCGCGCAGTTTTCAGCCGCGGGCTTTGCCGATGTTCCACTCGTCGCGGACATTCATTTCCTTCCCCAGGCCGCGATGGAGGCCGTGGAGCACGTCGAGAAGGTGCGGGTCAACCCCGGAAACTACGCGGACAAGAAGCGTTTTGCCGTGCGGGAGTACACGGACGCCGACTACAATCAGGAACTCGAGCGCCTCCACGAGGCCTTTTCGCCGCTCGTGCTGCGCGCGAAGGAGCTCGGCCGATCCCTGCGGATCGGCACCAATCATGGCTCGCTGTCGGACCGGATCATGAACCGCTACGGAGACACGCCGCTCGGCATGGTCGAGAGCGCGCTGGAGTTCCTCCGCATCGCGGAGTCCCACGGCTTCAGGCAGATGATCCTGTCGATGAAGGCCTCCAACCCCAAGGTCATGATCCAGGCGTATCGACTCCTCGTCGCGCGCATGCAGCAGGAGAACATGGCCTACCCGCTGCACCTCGGCGTGACTGAGGCGGGCGACGGCGAGGATGGGAGAATCAAGAGTTCGATCGGCATCGGCTCCCTGCTGCTGGACGGACTGGGCGACACGATCCGGGTCTCGCTGACCGAGGACAGCGTCTACGAAATTCCCGTTGCTCGCGCGATCGCCGCAAAGGCGATGTCGTTGTGGGGCACGCCCCAAGGCGCCGGTCCCGGACTCTCCACATCGCAGGCATCGCAAAATAGTCCGCCATCCGTCGACGACGGCATTGATCCCTTCAGTTACACGCGCGCCCCAGCCTCCGCGATCAGCCTCGCGCCCGGCTGCGAAGTCGGCGGAGAGAATCCTCCGCGCGTGGTCGTGCGCGCCCCGCTGGGGCAGTTCCTGACGGGAGGACTGGACACCGGCTTCACGCGGATCCGGGCCGACACACCGGTCGAGGGACTTCTGATGCCCGTGGGGACGCATGCCGATCTTTCAGCGCTCGCGGCCGCGGCAGCCAGGCCGCCGGTCCCCGCGGCCTTTCTCGCACTCGAGCTTGATTCTGGCATCGACGCCGCGGATCTCGAGCCCGTGCTCGCGTCCACCCGGACTCCCATCGTCCTTGTCCGGGAGTTTGGCGGGAATGACATCCCCGCATTGCAGGCCTTCGCGGAGCTCGCGGCGCGCCACGGCTGCACGCTGGCTCCGGCCATGGCGGCCGGCGACGCTCCGGCCGTCCTTGCCGCAATGCGGGCATCCGGTTGTATCCGATTTTTGGTGACACATTCGCGGTTCGCGCCCGCGGCGGCGCCGGCCCAGGGCCCGGGCCACGCGGTCGGCGCCTACCGCGCCCTCGCCGCGGCGGTGCGCGCTGAGGGGTGCCGGCAGCCGGTCTGGATCCGCAATACGTCCGATGCGGCGGTCGCCGGGGACGCCAGCTTTCTCTCCCGACTGATCGAGGCATCCCTTCTCACGGGCTCGCTCCTCTGCGACGGAATCGGGGACTGCGTGAGCATTGAGACGGAGGGTGACCCCGTTCGTGCGGCCAGGCTGACCTACAACGTCCTGCAAGGGGCGGGCGCGCGGATTTCGAAAACCGAATTTGTCGCCTGCCCTTCCTGCGGCCGCACGCTGTTCGATCTTCAAACCACGACGCAGCGCATTCGTGCGAAGACGGGACACCTCAAGGGCGTCAAGATTGCCATCATGGGCTGCATCGTGAACGGCCCCGGCGAAATGGCCGACGCGGACTTTGGCTACGTGGGGGGTGCTCCGGGCAGGATCAACCTCTACGTCGGCAGGAAGTGCGTGCAGTACAACCTTCCCCAGGACCAAGCTGACGCGCGCCTGATCGAGCTTCTCAGGGAGCATGGAAGATGGATCGAACCGGCCGCGGCGGAGACCGCGGAAACCGTGTAG
- the dnaA gene encoding chromosomal replication initiator protein DnaA — protein sequence MSSVSTSPSLWESAKNDIRGLFPEDVYKLWFEPISCIESSDDSLTLGVPTDFAAFWIQDNYLDLITQRLRLTAGRMITVRLRKSEGAPTLPHSAGLGDAQPAPKARNHGHRRSPRFDERNNHGSSCGTLNQRNTFETFVVGNNNQMAHAASLAVAQAPAQAYNPLFLYGDTGLGKTHLMHAIGHTILKNNPEARVAYLSTEKFTNEFIQGLQENALTRFRQRYRSVDILLIDDVQFLAEKERIQEEFFHTFNELFESGKQIVLSSDRRASEIAKLEARLVSRFEWGLPADIQAPDYETRFAILRTKAAALRFDAPAEVLSFIAQHISRNIRRLEGALIKVASYSGLTGRPITLATTEELLKDVLMEQAQHQLTVEVIQKKVTEHYQLRMGDMTSKRRPNNIAIPRQIAMYLARTLTKLSLQEIGDAFGGRDHGTVIHACKAVDIMMEQDSSVRGSVEFLKAQLSR from the coding sequence ATGTCCTCAGTTTCAACGTCTCCCTCCCTTTGGGAATCCGCCAAGAATGACATTCGCGGGCTTTTTCCGGAAGACGTCTACAAGCTGTGGTTCGAGCCAATAAGCTGCATTGAATCCAGCGATGATTCACTGACTCTTGGCGTCCCAACGGATTTTGCGGCCTTTTGGATCCAGGACAATTACCTGGACCTCATCACTCAACGCCTGCGCCTGACAGCGGGCCGGATGATCACGGTGAGATTGAGGAAATCCGAGGGTGCCCCGACGCTTCCACATTCCGCCGGTCTGGGGGACGCACAACCCGCACCCAAGGCGCGAAACCACGGCCACCGCCGGTCGCCTCGTTTCGACGAACGAAACAACCACGGATCCTCCTGCGGCACCCTCAATCAGCGAAACACCTTTGAGACGTTTGTCGTCGGAAACAACAACCAGATGGCCCACGCGGCGTCGCTCGCCGTGGCCCAGGCACCTGCGCAGGCCTACAACCCGCTGTTTCTCTACGGCGACACGGGTCTCGGCAAGACCCACCTGATGCACGCCATCGGGCATACGATCCTGAAGAACAATCCCGAAGCCCGGGTCGCCTATCTCTCAACCGAAAAGTTCACCAACGAATTCATCCAGGGCCTTCAGGAAAACGCCCTGACCAGGTTCCGTCAGCGCTATCGCAGCGTGGACATCCTCCTGATCGATGATGTCCAGTTCCTCGCGGAAAAGGAGCGCATACAGGAGGAGTTTTTCCACACATTCAACGAGCTCTTCGAATCGGGAAAGCAGATCGTCCTTTCCAGCGACCGGCGGGCTTCGGAAATCGCCAAGCTCGAAGCCCGGCTGGTGTCGCGATTTGAATGGGGCCTTCCCGCGGACATCCAGGCTCCCGACTACGAAACCCGGTTCGCCATCCTTCGCACCAAGGCCGCGGCACTGCGCTTCGACGCTCCCGCGGAAGTGCTCAGTTTCATCGCGCAGCACATTTCAAGGAACATCCGCCGCCTTGAGGGAGCCTTGATCAAGGTCGCCAGCTATTCCGGGCTCACGGGGCGCCCCATAACGCTCGCCACGACGGAGGAACTGCTGAAGGACGTGCTCATGGAGCAGGCCCAGCACCAGCTCACGGTGGAGGTGATCCAGAAGAAGGTCACGGAACACTATCAGCTTCGAATGGGCGACATGACGAGCAAACGCCGGCCCAACAACATCGCGATTCCCCGCCAGATCGCCATGTACCTTGCACGCACGCTCACCAAGCTTTCCCTGCAGGAAATCGGCGACGCCTTCGGGGGTCGAGATCACGGCACCGTCATCCACGCCTGCAAGGCCGTGGACATCATGATGGAGCAGGACTCCTCCGTGCGCGGCAGCGTGGAGTTCCTCAAGGCCCAGCTCTCCCGCTGA
- a CDS encoding S9 family peptidase — MPPNQFALLALTLAVTSAATPLNAARRAITHEDVWLMKRVGSPVLSPDGRWVVFQMVEPAYDSKDQTSDLWIVPSDGSQEPRPLTRTKGGESGASWSPDGRRLAFSAKRDADEAQQIYVLDLSGGEAERVTSLSTGARMPRWSPDGSRLLFTSEVYPGTIDDAANQKEAKREKARKWNAHVYEGFPIRYWDKWLDRKQAHLFVQAAKAGAVPRDLLAGTQLVAEAGFAGRETESGEEIAAVWTPDGRQIVFAARTDRDKAAYQTVPTHLFAVDADGGEPRKLTPGADSYGTPSFRPDGRAMLAEFTPGGDGRVYHHSRIASFPWPFDASQRKVLTAALDLSVGGFSTSADSRAIYFTAEDAEQIKLYSVGAAGGKVSPIEIEGTGVFSGIAIRRGVIVANRESALAPAEVGVIDPGRRTWTPLTRFNDSRLAQLDLSALESFRFKSSKGREIHSMIVKPAAFDPGRKYPLFVLLHGGPAPQFKDAWGTRWNYHLLAAPGYVLLLTNYSGSRGYSEAFGQAIQGDPLRGPADEINQAADEAIRRYAFIDGSRQVAGGASYGGHLAHWLQATTTRYKALVAHAGLANLESQWATSDGIFHREVAMGGPVWEQGSVWREQNPVRLAGNHDKGAGWVTPMLLSVGERDYRVPFNNTIESWSFHQRLRIPSKLIVFPEENHWILRGENSRYWYSEVHAWLARWLGQ, encoded by the coding sequence ATGCCCCCCAATCAATTCGCCCTGCTTGCGCTGACCCTGGCGGTGACGTCCGCCGCAACGCCCTTGAACGCGGCCCGGCGTGCCATCACGCACGAGGACGTCTGGTTGATGAAGCGGGTTGGGAGTCCCGTGCTCAGTCCGGATGGCCGGTGGGTGGTCTTTCAGATGGTGGAGCCCGCCTATGACTCCAAGGACCAGACGAGCGATCTCTGGATTGTGCCCTCGGACGGCTCGCAGGAGCCGCGCCCCTTGACCCGGACAAAGGGCGGCGAATCCGGCGCCAGTTGGAGTCCCGACGGCCGGCGGCTGGCGTTCTCAGCGAAGCGCGACGCGGATGAGGCGCAGCAGATTTATGTTCTCGATCTTTCCGGAGGAGAGGCTGAACGGGTGACCTCGCTCTCGACGGGTGCCCGGATGCCACGCTGGAGTCCGGATGGTTCAAGGCTGCTGTTCACGAGCGAGGTTTATCCGGGGACCATCGATGATGCTGCAAATCAGAAGGAGGCGAAGCGGGAGAAGGCGCGGAAATGGAACGCCCATGTTTACGAAGGCTTTCCGATTCGGTACTGGGACAAGTGGCTCGACCGGAAGCAGGCGCATCTTTTTGTGCAGGCGGCAAAGGCCGGTGCGGTTCCCCGGGACCTGCTTGCAGGCACACAATTGGTGGCGGAGGCTGGGTTTGCCGGCAGGGAGACTGAATCGGGCGAGGAGATCGCCGCGGTCTGGACACCGGACGGCAGGCAGATCGTTTTTGCCGCGAGAACGGATCGGGACAAGGCGGCCTATCAGACGGTGCCAACGCATTTGTTCGCTGTCGACGCCGATGGCGGGGAACCGCGGAAGCTGACACCCGGCGCCGACAGCTACGGCACGCCTTCCTTCCGGCCGGATGGGCGCGCGATGCTGGCGGAGTTCACTCCCGGTGGTGATGGGCGCGTTTATCACCACAGTCGCATTGCGAGCTTTCCCTGGCCCTTCGATGCGTCGCAGCGCAAGGTGCTCACTGCGGCTTTGGACTTGTCCGTTGGCGGATTTTCGACGAGCGCGGACAGCCGCGCGATTTATTTCACGGCTGAGGACGCGGAGCAGATCAAGCTGTATTCAGTCGGTGCAGCCGGCGGCAAAGTTTCCCCCATTGAAATCGAGGGGACGGGGGTGTTTTCAGGGATTGCGATCAGGCGCGGTGTCATCGTAGCGAATCGGGAAAGCGCCCTTGCGCCGGCCGAGGTCGGCGTCATTGATCCGGGGAGAAGAACCTGGACGCCACTGACGCGATTCAACGATTCGAGGCTGGCGCAACTCGACCTTTCGGCGCTGGAGTCGTTTCGATTCAAGAGTTCGAAGGGGCGCGAAATTCACAGCATGATTGTCAAACCGGCAGCCTTTGATCCGGGGAGGAAATATCCGCTGTTTGTGCTGCTTCACGGGGGGCCGGCACCGCAGTTCAAGGATGCCTGGGGAACACGGTGGAACTATCACCTTCTGGCTGCGCCGGGGTATGTCCTGCTGCTTACCAACTATTCCGGATCGCGCGGGTATTCGGAGGCCTTCGGCCAGGCCATTCAAGGGGATCCGCTGCGTGGGCCCGCCGATGAAATCAATCAGGCCGCGGACGAGGCCATTCGACGATATGCCTTCATCGATGGTTCGCGGCAGGTGGCCGGTGGCGCCAGTTATGGCGGGCATCTCGCTCACTGGCTTCAGGCGACAACGACCCGGTACAAGGCGCTGGTTGCGCACGCGGGACTCGCGAATCTTGAGAGCCAGTGGGCGACGAGCGACGGCATCTTTCACCGGGAGGTTGCGATGGGCGGCCCGGTTTGGGAGCAGGGGAGCGTCTGGCGCGAGCAGAACCCGGTGCGCCTGGCGGGGAATCATGACAAGGGCGCCGGCTGGGTGACTCCCATGCTGCTGAGCGTCGGCGAGCGCGACTATCGCGTGCCGTTCAACAACACGATCGAGTCATGGAGTTTTCACCAGCGACTGCGAATACCGAGCAAGCTGATCGTTTTTCCGGAGGAGAATCACTGGATTCTCCGTGGCGAGAACAGTCGCTACTGGTATTCAGAGGTTCATGCGTGGCTTGCCAGGTGGCTCGGGCAATAG
- a CDS encoding phosphatidate cytidylyltransferase: protein MLKRTLSTLALWVIVLAALHYFGAVGGVWLITIASLLTLREFYAMVARTGIRPFDRSGMALGAAITLGPLYLDAWAGPAELLALAVVVFSIRMLGEPEAQHRMDALAWSVLGVIYVPFMLHFLTRIILIETPHPNAGLVMTLWLVAVSKFCDTGALLTGMAFGRHRMAPQISPKKTWEGFAGGLLTAALIGAFIAHVARDFLPAGFSPWLAAVIALPIAGVAVVSDLVESIMKRRAAVKDSGATIPGIGGVFDLTDSLILAAPLGYAVFHGFTR from the coding sequence ATGCTGAAACGCACTCTCAGCACCCTCGCGCTCTGGGTGATAGTCCTCGCCGCCCTCCACTATTTTGGAGCTGTCGGGGGTGTATGGCTGATCACGATCGCCAGCCTGCTGACACTGCGTGAATTCTACGCCATGGTCGCCCGCACCGGCATCAGGCCGTTCGATCGATCGGGCATGGCCCTCGGCGCCGCCATCACCCTCGGCCCGCTCTACCTCGACGCCTGGGCGGGCCCCGCGGAGCTGCTCGCACTCGCCGTAGTGGTTTTTTCAATACGCATGCTTGGCGAGCCCGAGGCGCAGCACCGCATGGACGCCCTCGCCTGGTCGGTTCTCGGCGTCATCTACGTGCCGTTCATGCTGCACTTCCTCACCCGCATCATCCTCATCGAAACCCCGCACCCCAACGCGGGACTGGTGATGACACTCTGGCTTGTCGCCGTCTCCAAGTTTTGCGACACGGGCGCGCTGCTGACCGGCATGGCCTTTGGGCGACACCGGATGGCGCCTCAGATCAGCCCCAAAAAAACCTGGGAGGGATTCGCGGGCGGCCTGCTCACTGCGGCGCTGATCGGCGCGTTCATTGCGCACGTTGCGCGCGACTTCCTCCCCGCCGGCTTCTCCCCCTGGCTGGCCGCGGTGATCGCGCTGCCCATCGCAGGCGTCGCCGTGGTCTCCGATCTGGTCGAATCCATCATGAAACGCCGTGCGGCGGTCAAGGATTCGGGTGCAACGATTCCCGGTATTGGCGGGGTGTTCGATCTGACCGACAGCCTGATCCTCGCCGCTCCACTGGGCTACGCGGTTTTTCACGGATTCACCCGCTAG
- the rseP gene encoding RIP metalloprotease RseP, with protein sequence MDLLTILLSNLWAVFLIVLFFGGSIFVHELGHFLAARRRGMHIERFSIGFGPKMFGWKGRDGVDYRVSWLPLGGYVALPQLADLKGLEGAASPGADALPPAGYADKMIVAAAGAFFNILFAFCLAIILWMIGQPVSSDQATTRIGYVAAQIELPDHTPVTSPAREAGLQVGDVVRAIDGRRLEDWQDLLQTLVTGTQRAADGRRKAVFTVERNGKLLDLTVYPLLAGDEKMRKVGIAPAYDLVVHSVDAGSEASRIGLRPKDRILSLDTTPTLSLQAYGEYLGSHRDRTVAVSILRDGQPLALTLPARGAEKAKDPADIGLTFAFESRLVYETPFKQFASHLDKTWQTLASLVNPRSDIGISKLSGPVGIIRVFHMAAQADIRLVLWFTILVNINLAVFNLLPIPVLDGGHMLFATIAKLRGRSLPANFIATTQSVFVVLLFSMIIYVSFFDVRRWARDAHPAAPPAASPSPAPSPAPDR encoded by the coding sequence ATGGACCTCCTCACCATCCTCCTTTCCAACCTTTGGGCGGTTTTTCTGATCGTTCTTTTCTTCGGCGGATCCATCTTCGTCCATGAGCTGGGGCATTTCCTCGCCGCGCGCCGCAGGGGCATGCACATCGAGCGGTTCTCCATCGGCTTCGGCCCGAAAATGTTTGGCTGGAAAGGCAGGGATGGCGTCGATTACCGCGTCTCCTGGCTCCCGCTGGGAGGATACGTGGCTCTTCCACAACTGGCTGACCTCAAGGGCCTCGAGGGAGCTGCCTCACCCGGGGCGGACGCGCTGCCACCCGCCGGCTACGCGGACAAGATGATCGTCGCCGCAGCCGGGGCGTTCTTCAACATCCTCTTTGCCTTCTGCCTTGCCATCATCCTCTGGATGATCGGACAGCCGGTGAGCAGCGATCAGGCGACCACCCGGATCGGCTATGTCGCGGCACAGATTGAACTGCCCGACCACACGCCCGTCACCAGCCCGGCGCGGGAGGCCGGCCTTCAGGTGGGCGATGTCGTCAGGGCCATCGACGGTCGCAGGCTCGAGGACTGGCAGGACCTCCTGCAAACGCTCGTGACCGGAACGCAGCGTGCGGCCGATGGGCGGCGCAAGGCCGTCTTCACCGTCGAACGCAATGGGAAACTCCTCGATCTCACGGTCTATCCCCTGCTCGCCGGCGACGAAAAGATGAGAAAGGTCGGCATCGCCCCCGCCTACGACCTCGTCGTACATTCGGTGGACGCCGGCTCCGAAGCCTCGCGCATCGGCCTGCGCCCGAAGGATCGTATCCTTTCCCTGGATACAACTCCCACCCTGAGTCTTCAGGCCTACGGGGAGTACCTCGGCAGCCACAGGGACCGGACGGTGGCGGTCAGCATTCTGCGGGACGGACAGCCGCTCGCCCTCACGCTGCCGGCCCGGGGCGCGGAAAAGGCGAAGGACCCGGCTGACATCGGCCTCACTTTTGCCTTCGAAAGCAGGCTTGTGTACGAAACGCCCTTCAAGCAGTTCGCCTCCCACCTGGACAAGACCTGGCAGACGCTCGCAAGCCTCGTGAATCCCCGCAGCGACATCGGGATCTCAAAGCTGAGCGGCCCCGTCGGAATAATCCGCGTCTTCCACATGGCCGCGCAGGCGGACATCCGGCTGGTCCTTTGGTTCACGATCCTCGTGAACATCAACCTGGCGGTGTTCAACCTCCTGCCGATTCCCGTTCTCGACGGCGGGCACATGCTTTTTGCGACCATCGCGAAGCTTCGCGGACGCTCCCTTCCCGCAAACTTCATCGCAACCACGCAGAGCGTCTTTGTCGTGCTGCTGTTCAGCATGATCATCTACGTCAGCTTCTTTGACGTTCGCCGCTGGGCGCGCGATGCCCATCCCGCGGCCCCGCCCGCGGCAAGCCCCTCACCGGCTCCATCGCCTGCGCCGGACAGGTGA
- a CDS encoding 1-deoxy-D-xylulose-5-phosphate reductoisomerase, with product MPSRPRRRVVLLGATGSIGESALRVIAAHPDRLELVGIASRANAPRLAAIAAAHRVRHVAIADESVAMGARRNSLFQGAHDLHTGEQGLIELASLPEADVVLVAVVGTAGLAPALAALAAGKDLALASKEILVLAGRFVMDAARKSGARLLPVDSEHAAVAQCLAGHGRSAVARVILTASGGAFRNLPLENLARVTREDALKHPNWSMGPKITVDSATLANKGLELIEAQWLFDLKPQQCSAVIHDQSIVHCLVEFVDGVMLAQLSPPSMTFPIQRALLPDLTEAGVDRPLDLQQCLSLDFKPVDETRFPLYRLARQTMAAGGVAPAIFNAANEVAVEAFLARKLGFLAISEVVDHTLQTVSSFEPSDLSSVLAVDAVARRVATDRCQDAAGPRLIHPSGT from the coding sequence ATGCCATCCCGTCCCCGCCGTCGCGTCGTCCTGCTGGGCGCCACCGGTTCCATTGGAGAAAGCGCGTTGCGTGTCATTGCCGCGCATCCGGACAGGCTCGAGCTCGTCGGCATCGCCTCCCGCGCCAATGCTCCCCGCCTGGCCGCAATCGCCGCCGCCCACCGTGTGCGGCACGTGGCCATCGCTGATGAGTCCGTCGCAATGGGCGCCAGGAGGAATTCGCTCTTCCAAGGTGCGCACGATCTCCACACTGGCGAACAGGGTCTCATCGAACTGGCCTCGCTGCCGGAGGCCGACGTGGTCCTTGTCGCGGTCGTTGGAACCGCCGGACTCGCTCCCGCACTGGCTGCTCTTGCCGCTGGCAAGGACCTCGCACTCGCTTCAAAGGAAATTCTGGTTCTTGCCGGACGGTTTGTGATGGACGCCGCCCGGAAATCCGGCGCGCGGCTGCTCCCGGTTGACAGTGAACATGCTGCGGTCGCCCAGTGCCTGGCCGGACACGGCAGGTCGGCGGTCGCCCGGGTCATTCTGACGGCCAGCGGCGGCGCCTTTCGCAATCTCCCGCTGGAAAATCTGGCACGGGTCACCCGGGAGGACGCGCTCAAGCATCCGAACTGGTCAATGGGGCCCAAGATCACCGTCGATTCAGCCACACTCGCAAACAAGGGGCTCGAACTGATCGAGGCCCAGTGGCTCTTTGATTTGAAGCCGCAGCAGTGTTCGGCCGTCATTCATGACCAGAGCATCGTGCACTGCCTGGTTGAATTCGTCGACGGAGTCATGCTCGCGCAGCTCAGCCCGCCATCGATGACCTTCCCGATTCAGCGCGCGCTGCTCCCCGATCTTACGGAGGCGGGCGTCGACCGTCCGCTTGATCTGCAGCAATGCCTCTCGCTGGATTTCAAACCCGTCGATGAAACCCGCTTCCCCCTCTATCGCCTCGCACGCCAGACGATGGCTGCCGGAGGGGTCGCGCCGGCGATCTTCAATGCGGCCAACGAAGTCGCCGTCGAGGCGTTCCTGGCGCGCAAACTCGGCTTTCTTGCGATTTCCGAGGTTGTCGATCATACTCTCCAGACCGTGAGTTCCTTCGAACCGTCGGATCTGTCGTCCGTTCTCGCTGTCGATGCCGTGGCCCGCCGGGTCGCGACGGATCGCTGTCAAGACGCCGCCGGGCCCCGGCTCATTCACCCTTCTGGAACCTGA